The Anabas testudineus chromosome 3, fAnaTes1.2, whole genome shotgun sequence sequence ACGCGAGAACTTGATGGTGCGTTTGAGGGACAGTCGGAAATTCTCACATCGGTAAAGAACCCGGAGAATTCAACTTAATGAGGTCCCCCGCAGTTTTAAAATTACGCCAAAGCAACACCACTGAGCATCCACCCCCcaaactgacaaacagcaaCTGTGGGAGCACAATTGACTGTGCAGGAATGTCAGCTGGTGGATTCCGGAGGGTGGAGTTATTTTTTACTGGTTCAACTAACCCTCGATTGTATTTTTCCCCACCTCGCATTTAACTACTGTGGATCCGCCCTGTAGCAAACAATCAGAACTATCCAATATCAAGTGTcagaaagaaatacagcaaATCATATATCCAATGAAATATAATTATTGGCTACTAATGTGATGCATACATTATGCATATGTTTAGTCCATAAACCTTCATTATTGTTATTCTACAATACATTTGTAATGTAgaataagaaatatttaatattaaacaaggtgtaacaaagcagaaaaatgttATAACAATGTTTTGCAATTTGATATTCATGTTGCAGCCAATTCTACACAcagaacataaaataaaaagctcaaAGGCCCATTTGAAGCATATATGTTTAATATAGATAGCAGCAATTCtacagaaatgtatttgaaagAGAGTAAAAATGTCCCAACAAAAGCCAAATATACAGTTTTATCGTTTTTTTCCAACCATAGGTGATTATTTGACAGTTGTTcagatggttaaaaaaaaaaaaaagaggcaaattTCCCCttagattttaaataaacacagtttacTAAAAGAGTGTTTTACTCGTGTTAGAGTAAGAGACTTCAAAGATGTTACAGAATTGGATTtggagagaaaaaataattcCAGACTCAAATTTAATTGTGGATAAATTACCTTACATGTTGATGTTTTCCAGAATATGTCATTTACACTTTTTCTAAGCGTGTCTGACTTCTTTTGGTCTCAATAAGAAGGCACACGAAGAACGGGTAATTCAGACGCAGACATCAAAACAAATAGGAAAAACTGCTCCAGTAAACAGTAAGTCTAGGTATCATGCAAGAAAAGAAGATGATTGACAAACAATAAATGGCGTTTGTCTAACCACACACTTCTGAAATGGTTTCTGAGAATAGAGATCTGGATTGTAACTAcgtgaaacatttaaaatcatttcgAGGTGacagaaatatctcaacatGCAACATAATGATAGACAGACATAGACATCTATTTTGGTTTCTCCTTTATGTTGAAAACGGGAGAGGCTacatagaaaaatataatacatttacagtatattagcTGCATAGCAGTTTTAGAGAGAATTTGTCTGCATCAATGTTGTAACATAAATGCAATAGATAGTACAAACAAGTTAAGACACGTGAGGAAAATTGCACAACACATTTATCTGGTCACTGTTGTCGAGCATTTAAAGCACAATTAAAGTCTTATGGCTTAAAACATTCTAATTATTGAGGTGTTAAACAGCTAACAATGGTGAAACATCAATCTGGCAGCTACTACAACGTCTCAAGGCACATGAACAGCTACTGTCTAAATTGACATTTTAGGAAAAATGTTTAACGTGTTAGcaggttttgtttgttaatattaaaattatgttaaaagaaaactacatcTTGTTCTAAGAAACAGAATAAGTAGAGACTGTAGCATCGTGAGAAGAATGAGAACTCTTTTCGACATCTCCCCTCTGTTCCACAAAACTAGTAAATGTATAATGACTCATACCCCTGTCCATCTCcagttacaataaaaatacacaaatgaggAAACTGCAATTTCGAAAAAGTAATTACCTCCCCAGTATGTGTATAAAAGAATATTCTGGATCTAAGACCCTTGCACATTTAGTACTATATTCACAGTAAGAATACTGTAATTTGGTCCTGTTTGAAGGatttttttcacagtaaaatctGTTGGTGCCATTTTGCCATGTTGTTTGGTCAAAAGGGACTAGAGGGCCAACACTTTCTATTTATATTAAGGTGtattctaattaattaattaatcgtGCAAACCTTCCAAAGGTGGAACTATGCATGGAAGTGTCAGTGTGTACAAAGCACTGTACTATCTTATTGCTTACTTATTTATGACATTATGGTTATTTTCACAAGATGCTAGTTACAGTATCAGCAGAAGAAGAGACCAAACACACTGCTGTCATTAATACACTGAATACTATGATTACGggaaacaacacaaataaattagaTGTGCTGCTCTGATAAGAGGCAGAAACATTACAACCAGTACAAAAAAGACTCTTTctaaaacaaatagaaataaaattataaatacacTGGAAATCCTAGTTCTTCCATTTCACAAGTTGAAAAAAGCCAATCTATAGACAGCTCCAGAGTCAGGTTTCCTTCAGGAGTGGGGTCCCTTTAAAAACCACTCAAACCACACAGATCACATAAGTCAAGCTTACACACTGTAGTCTCCATGATCAAACAACAGATGTTTGAGATTTTAGTGTAAAACGTAACGGCATTTGTGTATTTCTAACAATCTATCATCAGAGACCAGCCCCTTGTTCATGCATACATTGACAGTGAAACTAAATATGacactaacattttttttttctctaaaacacaacagcagaaagaaacatGTGACACATAACAACAAAATCTGTTTATATTAGAGGCAAAAATTGCAAGTCAggaagaaagaaactgaaagctCATTAGCAACAACACTAGTCTCGCATCAGGAGTTATGCAAAGCTAGATCTGAATCATACTTTGGTCCTCAGGCCTCTGGCCAAATGCAGACAAGAATATTAAGTACATTAAGCTGTGCAGTTTGCTTTTACAAGAACAGTTAAAACAGGCTCTGTTCCTGCATGAGATGCATAACTACATATACAGTTGTAGTCGACAAACGTATTTCTCACTCACTAAATCcatcagataaataaaactggTTAAAGACTATTTTTCCAGTTGATGCGTGCCTGACGCACATAATCTAAgtctaataataatgatattaatcattaaaatcttcttcttttccattcaGCTTTTCCCTATGAGGGGTGACCGCAgctctgcctccatttaaccctttcctctgcatcctcttctctcataCTAACTTCATGTCTGCTCTCataataaaaattcaaatgaTAACATAATATATTACATTCTACATTCTCTACTGATGATGCATGAGTTGGATGGCAACAGAATTTACATTATATGAGCAAAGATATCTTGATCCACATTCTTCCTCATTCGTCCAGGTTTCTATGCTGGTTTTCAGGAATAAATAACGTGTTCgttttttttgtaaatgaatAGTAATCATGTCATGTGGTTGGCAGTGAGCTGCACTGTTACAGAACAAAATCCAAACcaagaaactaaactaaatgtaatgatACTGGCTACAGTAATGAAAATAGATTTGGATCCAAATGCAGGTTAAATTGTGTCTTTTTCACTGTGAACAACGAGGAAGACACAAAGCAACAACCAGCTCCTGTGTGATTGTCCTGTAAAGTGGTCACAAAGAACAGCAGTAAAGTGCTGTACACTGAAAAAGTGTCAGGCAGTGTTTGTTAGATTTCTTCCACCACACTTGCTTAAAACATTCATATCTTTAAAAAGTGTTAACATAAGAATCTATGTTAACGAACTGACTGAGATTAAAATCACCAGCGTATATGCTGGATActtatatttagtcatttggcagaagctttttcaaagcgacttacaaggtagATGGGCcggcagggtaagcgtaaggaggtcttcCCTAGGAGggcggtgatcttaccactacactctCCAGCTGACTTGGTTGTGATTGCAAAAAGACACACTTCATTTATCTGCTTCCTCTCTAGCCCTAACCTTCATTCACCACACTTTCTGCACTGTTTGGTCACCTGAAAATAACTTTTCACAATGTCAACAGTGGCTAACTTTGACATCAtttatgtacatacagtaaatacaaccGTCTGCCCATAATTTTCGGCCACACCACAAATGCTGAAGACTACAAATATTAAAGGATATTACACTCATGGAAAACACTAAAAGGTTTGTAGAACACTTTACGAAAACtcacaaaaaccaaaacatgctGCTTATAGACATGAACAAACTTATTGGGCTGTTATTGTCTCTTCAGAGGGACAGCGGAAGAAAAGGTTTCGAAGAGTTTCCCTTCTATCACCAAACATTAATCACAGTTTTCTCAACTCCGTTTTAAAAATGCTAGTAAGAGACATTCATCCTTGTTTCATAGCCAAACTGTTTGACCGAGAACTTCTAAATCATTATCATTTATGACATTTTTGGGGCAGAGAAACCAACTCAGCAGAGTCATTAACACACTTCAATGTTTAGCTTGTCTTCCTGCTTCTTTCATTATAAATCCTCAGCTCTGAAAGAGACCAAATCATGAGCTAGTGCGGCCGAAAAATGATTGGTGACCAGATACAAACACATCATACTATTAGGGCTGattcacaaatactgtatgttgtaatttttaaaacacgttgttttgtatgtaaaaaaaaaaaaagagtaaaaagttCTGTCAACCTGCGTAAGTATGTGGTATGTTAGTAAGAACGGGTTAAGCTGCTGCCCGACTCCTGCAGGCTGACCAGCAGGTCATCAATCTTCTCCATGTTCTGAGAGGCAGACATGTTGTTCTGCACAGACCCAGACTGGGACAGCGACTGGCTGAGCAGGGACTGGATGTGTGCGTCACTCTCTCTTTGGTTCTGACCAGACTGGCTGATGGCTATTATCTGATCTGACAGTGTGTTTCCAGTCGTGTTCATCATCTGGCCACATTCTGCAAGGAGGGAGCAGGAAAAAGAAAGCTGAGAAACCTAACATAAAGAAgcagaaactttattttttagtttataatgtgaataaatgcGTAATGTGGAAAAGCTACATGGACAATACATATTGTATAAAGATGTTAAATTCTTGTAATTTTGCAATGTGATTCCACTACAGAACAATTATATTGAATTCTATCCTTTGCCACAGTGAAAAAAAGGGGGTTAAGGTAAGATAAATAGCACTTTACAGAATGACAAAGTATGCACAAATTTCCCGTTCTATTGAATACCTAAGAATAGCCCATTCTAAGGAAAACACTGTTAATCTGGTAAAGGTGTTGAGGAATTCAGACTTGCAGGAATTCAACAGGTCATCAAGTTCTTACCATTCTGAATCCCAAAAAGGAACATGCCAGGTTGCTGAGGCTGGCTGGGCTGACTGATGGTCCCACTCACGGCGGTCTGAAACAGCGTTCCTGGCTGCTGAACAGGGGAGGACGTGGTGGTCTGGAGGTTTGCCACCCCGTTCTGTGAGGTGAACATAGCTGACTGTGCGAGCTCTTGAGCCAGCCCCCCCTGCAGAGATGCCATGTTAGACTGAGGCATGAAGAGGCCCACAGGCTGCTCCTGACGACTGTTTGAGCTGCTGCCCAGCTGCATAGGCTGCTGCTCCTGAAACATCACTTGCTGCCGTGGATCGGGGGGGTTCCCTAAGGCCATGGGCTCAGAGCGATCCTGCTGGTTCACTGGCACCATGCTGGCTTgggaaaacagcagagagggGTTTTGGGCCTCTTGAGAAACTAGACTGCTGCTGGTCAAAGGAGGCATTTGGCCCTGACTGTTGAAAAGGAGGCTGGAGGCTTGGTCTGGTGTGGACAGGGTATTGTTGCAGAACAGTAGGCCggcctgctgttgctgctgctggcctGGGGAGAGTGTGTTCACAGATGTATGCGGGGACATATTCTGAAACAGTGGAGCCTGCTGGGGTGGCTGTGTGTGGGGCTGAAGCTGGGCAGGCTGCTGCTCTATGGGGCCTCTCTGCTGGATGGGCGAGAGCTGGGTCTGAGCCTGAAAAACCGATGGTGGTTCAGGGGCAGGGGGCTGCAGAGCACTGAGGAAGGCGAGCTGCTGCCGTTGTTGTTGTGAACTACTGGTTGTAAGCTGAGTGGGTAGAGAGGCCTGGGGGAGGAAAAGTCCAGGGGCTGAATGTTGTTGCTCTGGTGTCTGTAGTACTGTCATGGTGTTCTGGAAGAGAGCTGCCTGGACCTGCTCCTGAGAGGCTTTCTGAAAAAGAGCTCCTTGTGGATCCTGTGTTTCAGCCAAAGAGCTGGGATTGTGAAACATGGGTGGTGAAGGATGAGAGGGTGTCTGCTGGAGGAAGTTGGTCTGAATAGAAAGCAGATCATTTGTCTGCTGAAACAGAGCggtttgttgctgctgttgctgctgctgctgttgctgttgggCCTGCTGGAAAAGGGATCCCTGGGTTGGCACCACTCCTTGCGGTGAACCCCGCTGTTCTGCGGTCTTGCCCTGGGAGGCATCCTGAAACATGCTGCACTGCATCTGAATCTGTGactgaaacagctgctgctgtaaattctctaaaacctgctgctgttgctgctgctggagctgttgttgctgcatttgctgctgctgctgctgctgaatttgTTGCTGCTGGATTTGCTGTTCTTGAATCTGCTGTTGGTGCTGGatgtgctgttgctgctgtttgggCATTGAGTTGTCAGACTGAAGGGGTAAACTACAAAACCCTTTGGCTTTAAGTTGTCTCACTGCTTCCTCCAGCTGGGCCACTTCATCAGGAGGGAACAGTGACAACTGCTGTTGTTGGGGTGAGGGTTCCCCACACAGCCTCCCGACAGCTCCAGAGCCGCCGCCGGGCCTCTCCTGCCCGAGGCCTTCTCTGGGCTCCAGAAGAAACTGCTGTGAACTCTGTTGGAGAGGGGaatctgcagacacagagaacGTGCTGGTGGCAGCAATGTCCTGCTTCTGGATGGTGCTTAAGGGCTCAGTGTTGGTAAAAACAGAAGACTGGCCTTTGTCGGGGTCACCTGCAGACTGAGACAGGTTGTTGGAGAAtggtatgtttttatttagatgcCCTGTGGTCATGTCTGGGTTCTGCTGGGCTGGACACACATCATCAGTCTGATGgtaacacaaagtaaaagacaaatgtttacTTTCAGGATATGCATCACTACTGTGCTATTTCTGTCCAACTGATAAATACTTCTCTTAAGAACAGAAAGTGTGAAGTGAACTGAATGCAACCAAtcttttaaatatcaaatgCCTTCTGTGCATCACCTTAAATACTGCAGAGGGCTGGAGGTTGTTGGTCACCTCCATCGGGGTGacttcttctctcttcactAAAGGCAACATTGAGGGCATCAAGGCACCATCCAAAActgtagaagaaaaaagagcaaagaataAATGCATGGATTCATGATTATTCATGTGCCATTAATTCATGCAGGTAACACTACATTAACTGTTAGGACTTCATAAGAATCTCTTGTATGTGTTGATGTAGAAACAATGCAATAATTAATGTAAGGGATTTGAATCATTGTGACTTCAGAGTaattaaagatgtcttcttcACAGTCCCAGTGGTGCACAAGTCAACCAAAGCAATACAACCTTTAATCTGTTCATCAAAAGAACAATTCTTCACAGGGGCAGGTGTCTCTTTTTTCACATGAACATCATGTTTTGCTGAAAGAGAGAACATCAACACATTAAATACAACAGGAAAATCAATGTAAGTCTTAAAAATAGGCAGGTTGTCAGTAGTACCCTAGTACTCAGCTATGTATCAAGCTATTAGTTAACAAACCTGGATCTGGACTGTAGGTAAAAGGTTGCACATCGTGGGATCTTCCAGCATTTGTCACCACATAGATTCCAACGCAAACTGCAGAAGTGATGGCTTGGTTCTGATACGGAGGAACCTTCACTATCAAGTGATTCTTGGAAAAGATCATAGAATATAAAGAGAGAATTTTGATCTAAGTATGAAGTGTGCTCgtcttttttaaacatgtgttttttataatattcaGTAGTGTAGTGTAGCTTCAACATTTCATGTATCTGGGAAATTCTTATTCAGTGTGACCTAATCTCCCGAGTGATGGGGTAATAACTGGGTCTGTCCGTTTCAGACAATTCTGCCTATCAACAGCTGATGGCAGCAAAACCTCTCAAATGGAGCCCAGTCTCAATAAAAGGCACAAAAGAAGACCACAGACCAACTTCAATAGTATTTCAAGAAATGGTCTGAGAATGTAACAACTGTTGgttatataatgtttttagCATGTTTGTGACACGCCATAGGTTTCAGTCAGACATGATGAACGTATAAATATAGCACCtctaacaaaaataaaaggacaGGAGCTTTTCCACTTAGCTGCAGATTCACCAATGCATCTAGATCTGActaaatttgtttttacatcagCAAAGGTTTAAACTGGACCGTTGAGACACACTCAGTACACTTTGAGGCTGAGTGTAATTAGGTCACAGTACAATGAGACCACTCAAACCTTTGAACCAGCAGCCATTTAAGATGATTACATCTAAAGCCCCATATAAATCTGAAACGACTGCTTGTGTCTACTCAGCTCATTCGTAATTGGCATTAATCACTtggcataaaaaaacaacacaaggacAATCTTTACCTGGTGAAACAGCTCCATGTCAATTTCAGCCTCTGCCTTCCACGAGTTTTCATCTAAGAGAGGGTGTTTATATTAAAAACGGATAAACCTGAGATGTTATTGGCcaaacatatttacaatacTGGGTTCTTACCAGAAACATTCTCATCAAATATGACTTTGGTGTCTTTAAGGAAGTTTTTGCCAATGATGAAGACTTCTTCTCCACCCCTCACTGAACAACTGTGTAGGGACTTTTTCAGGATTTCAGGTACCCCTGCAGGCTGGGCTGttaacaaacatacaaacagatttcactttttatatCTTTATCTTTTGGGTGTTCCCAGTTTAATTGGATGAGACAGTATAAATATGGATAGAAAATAACCCTTCAAGTATACTTTTACCAGCTTTAATAGAATTATTCTTTAAAAGCAGATCAGTGTGAACTCATTAAATGCCACTATACATCACAGAGTCACATTTCCTGCTCTGAGGAGacacatttcattgtattttaatgGTGAATTAGGTCATTTTGCAGGGAGGTCATACCAGAAATggtctttaaaaataatcaatgtGCAAATGAGCAGTTGATTATAGTATAATCACTTAATCATctggttgtttttcttacatttagatataaatatataaatataatgaacCAGCCTCATATGGTCCAATAGTTCATATTGGATGTGGTAAATGCTGATCTTCAAACCACTGCCCCTCCTCTATAACACTTCCcacaaacatttcacagctcCTGCACCATTCATGCAGAGACACATTTGTGTAtctgtctttgtgaggacactcacgGAGATAATGCTTTTTATAAACCAGTGTTGTTACCTCAATAATCATAACTCACCTTTACACTAAGTATAACCTTAGCCTCATTGTGACCACAGACATTTGAATGTGCATCCAAATGctgccaaaatgtcctcacaaagaAAGCCATACACATACTTACATGCACAGATGCCAGATGAAAGATATTTCTCTGGGTTGCATGCTGGCTGTGTGTAAACAATAGAAGTCCACACAGATCTAttgtttcctcctttccttctctttctctcctgtctctcccAAAATCCACTAACCGAGAAACTGGCCCTAAGTGTTCTTCCTGTCTATGAAACCAACCACACCCTCATACATAAACCTGGACCCTTATTAAATAACACTTGGATCTTTACGCACTGTCTTCAAATGTTGACATCAAAAGACAACAGTCTCCTGACCTGAGGCTTTATTCAACTTTAGAAACAGGACCTCTGCTGTCAAAGAAAATAGCTCAGTTTACAGTATAATGGTAATGATTAACTAAGTAGGTTACAGGGCaactatttgtttttcttcttttcaagtGTCAATTATAGTGAAACTGATTTAATATAcagttattaaatattacacCAGGGTCCATCCAACAGTCTATAGACTTTGTTTCTTACTAAACTTCTACaatctctctctaacacacttACTACACAGGATTGGAGATGAGGGAGTCTGCAGGGTGAGCACTGATCCATCTGGACGGGGAATGTTGACACGAAACACAAGTCGAGCACGTGTGCTCTTCTTCTTCGATCCAGCTACACCGATACGAGCCTCAACATCAGCATTACGGAGCTTCAAGATCCCAACACAGTCTACCCTGCATGGAAAGATAATATAGGTTCAGAAGACATTGTAAAGAACTTCAGAAGctacatttatgtttattttagagCTCAGATTATAACGcctctttatgcaacagctcATCTGGCATTTTTAAGGCCACCCTTGCCCCCATGTCACCATGTTCTGATAAGTCAACTTGTGTAAATGTTCCTGTGAGCCGTTCTATACACCAGCATCCTTCAGCAACAACATAACCGAAAATCCTGCTGCACACAATCAGCATGTTTATATGCAACATGGACATCCAAGTTCCCAAAAGTATAAATGTAACAACAGATCACAAGGagcataatataatataataataaaaatcttatTATGTGTCATTGTGATAACTGATTTCTATTAAATTAGGTATGATTAGGTTTTCCATGTTACAGCTAACATCTCCTCTATTGTACAAAAGGTATACTGGGTACACAGAgcaacatattttatatttaatgatcCCACAAATAATCCAATTTTAATCTGAAGACATGTACATACGCTAGTGTCATGTTGGTGCTTGGCTCAAGGGACACCTCTATGACAGTGGTGCCGTCAATGACCACCTCATTGCAGGCAGTGGTGTTGCGCCCGGTCACTCGGCAAGATTGGTAAAATCCATGTGGCTTCACACGGCCAGCATCGTTGCCCACAAATATTTGTAAAACCACAGGCTCCATCACCCCTTCCAGCTgggtaaaagaaaaatgacaaggAACATAATACATCAAAATTAGTCAGCTAACTAAAAAGGTCCAAATCTGATAAATCTGATGGTAACAGACAATCTTTGTAGCTTAAGAACAAAAGGTGCCAAGCGATTTATGAACCactacttttcattttttgccTCGTCCTGGCCTGTCACGTTTGTGTCTCCAGCTGAacttcctccccctctctcttacatctctctctctctcttgttttgcACATGCTAACTAAATGCATTTCCctacctgtccaacagatgaCCTCAGTGTGTTGGCCAAGTGCATTCTGGCATCTTCTCATCAAGCAATTGTCCATTTATGTACAGTTATTAGTCACAACTTGTTAATTCTCTGATCCTTATTTAACCTCCATGTGcaattttttttcatttcacatttctgtgcAGGTTTTTTAAAGGATCTTTCTGAAACAGGTTGTAATGTCAGCGTAAACTTTCAAAGTGTAAAGatggtgggtggtggagtctTGACTGAAGACTTATTTCCATAATTTTATACATGCACTTAAGTGATAGAGGACTTCCGAGTTCAATACAGAGGCTGTTTCAGGTGTTTTACACTAACCTTTACAGTAGGGAAGCCCTGCTGAGTGCGATCCTTCACTGACCCTCTGCTGCCTTCAGTCAGGTAGCGAGCTCGGTGTTGAGTCTCAGGCTGGACGAGGATCTTCAGCTCCTTCCCCTCATTCTTCTGTGGGTACTGCATTGAAAGAGTTCCTCCTTTCTGGGTGGTTGTCTGAGGATCATCAGAGCTGCAACAAAGAAGAGTTTGACACAGACAGTAGCACATTATGTCGGCCATTTTCaagcaattaaaatgttctgGGTTTGTGGATTAACATACATGTTCCCAACTTACTATACTCATTCTTTTATATGAAAAGTGATACCTGCTGCAGTTGGAACAAACTTTAAGTTCAGGCCAcgcagaaagtaaaaaaaaaaaaagataccaCATAGACCTACAGCATCAATGTTAAATATCTGTTTTTACATTACCTTGTAGTGAAATTGCTCTCATTACTGCAGCAGTGAAAATGCTCACAAGTTGCCATGGTGCACTGAGCAATGCAAGTTTAGAGGCCCTACATCGACCAGGCACATTCTCCCCAATGCTCTTAAAGCATTCAGAGTTGGGTGTTTATTTAATCTGCTGTGCTTATCCTATGTCTTTGAGAGAGACTTGGTGATTTACTGTGGTTGACCATTGTTTGTACTTCCGTATCCTGCCCCTCCCTCGCCTTTGATCTAACGACTCTTCTTCAATCAAATGTGGTAGGAAATTTAATGTCAGAGAAGACTGTCAAATATTTCATCTGTTTGTATCATTTCCTACTAATACCTACTATGACAATCAGGATGAgtactgtttaaaataattcaaagacTAACAGCCAACTTTTGCGCTAAATCGGGGGTAATCAGTATGTGAACCCCTggcctaatgacttctccaaaagctaattggagccaggagtgagccaaccttgtgtccaatcagtgtgatgatattggatgtgttgctga is a genomic window containing:
- the nfat5b gene encoding nuclear factor of activated T-cells 5 isoform X2 — translated: MPSDFISLFSGDLDLNSPRSLYSKESVYDLLPRELQLPSSTEQNPEIMSQKSGGETGPPPSASVASDAMSSSMTMEGPRSAFSTSSSSTIHSSTSGSDQNPAHRNNADPEDIRNSRAVPEVVGAESGNGNGSSGGNCRGSSELGGGRAATSQEAQQHHQMTPSKRRTVLNISPPPQDLLDDSSMSCQDETSLDSEQSNSIWMDDTVSNFSIVSAASYNDNTEVPRKSRKRTPRQRPGPKSVPAEEASMDMFDADSAKGPHFVLSQLGPDNKTGQKGSSDDPQTTTQKGGTLSMQYPQKNEGKELKILVQPETQHRARYLTEGSRGSVKDRTQQGFPTVKLEGVMEPVVLQIFVGNDAGRVKPHGFYQSCRVTGRNTTACNEVVIDGTTVIEVSLEPSTNMTLAVDCVGILKLRNADVEARIGVAGSKKKSTRARLVFRVNIPRPDGSVLTLQTPSSPILCTQPAGVPEILKKSLHSCSVRGGEEVFIIGKNFLKDTKVIFDENVSDENSWKAEAEIDMELFHQNHLIVKVPPYQNQAITSAVCVGIYVVTNAGRSHDVQPFTYSPDPAKHDVHVKKETPAPVKNCSFDEQIKVLDGALMPSMLPLVKREEVTPMEVTNNLQPSAVFKTDDVCPAQQNPDMTTGHLNKNIPFSNNLSQSAGDPDKGQSSVFTNTEPLSTIQKQDIAATSTFSVSADSPLQQSSQQFLLEPREGLGQERPGGGSGAVGRLCGEPSPQQQQLSLFPPDEVAQLEEAVRQLKAKGFCSLPLQSDNSMPKQQQQHIQHQQQIQEQQIQQQQIQQQQQQQMQQQQLQQQQQQQVLENLQQQLFQSQIQMQCSMFQDASQGKTAEQRGSPQGVVPTQGSLFQQAQQQQQQQQQQQQTALFQQTNDLLSIQTNFLQQTPSHPSPPMFHNPSSLAETQDPQGALFQKASQEQVQAALFQNTMTVLQTPEQQHSAPGLFLPQASLPTQLTTSSSQQQRQQLAFLSALQPPAPEPPSVFQAQTQLSPIQQRGPIEQQPAQLQPHTQPPQQAPLFQNMSPHTSVNTLSPGQQQQQQAGLLFCNNTLSTPDQASSLLFNSQGQMPPLTSSSLVSQEAQNPSLLFSQASMVPVNQQDRSEPMALGNPPDPRQQVMFQEQQPMQLGSSSNSRQEQPVGLFMPQSNMASLQGGLAQELAQSAMFTSQNGVANLQTTTSSPVQQPGTLFQTAVSGTISQPSQPQQPGMFLFGIQNECGQMMNTTGNTLSDQIIAISQSGQNQRESDAHIQSLLSQSLSQSGSVQNNMSASQNMEKIDDLLVSLQESGSSLTRSY
- the nfat5b gene encoding nuclear factor of activated T-cells 5 isoform X1, encoding MLLPGQTGRAAMNSGVGLSDFPLHPVIVESVYDLLPRELQLPSSTEQNPEIMSQKSGGETGPPPSASVASDAMSSSMTMEGPRSAFSTSSSSTIHSSTSGSDQNPAHRNNADPEDIRNSRAVPEVVGAESGNGNGSSGGNCRGSSELGGGRAATSQEAQQHHQMTPSKRRTVLNISPPPQDLLDDSSMSCQDETSLDSEQSNSIWMDDTVSNFSIVSAASYNDNTEVPRKSRKRTPRQRPGPKSVPAEEASMDMFDADSAKGPHFVLSQLGPDNKTGQKGSSDDPQTTTQKGGTLSMQYPQKNEGKELKILVQPETQHRARYLTEGSRGSVKDRTQQGFPTVKLEGVMEPVVLQIFVGNDAGRVKPHGFYQSCRVTGRNTTACNEVVIDGTTVIEVSLEPSTNMTLAVDCVGILKLRNADVEARIGVAGSKKKSTRARLVFRVNIPRPDGSVLTLQTPSSPILCTQPAGVPEILKKSLHSCSVRGGEEVFIIGKNFLKDTKVIFDENVSDENSWKAEAEIDMELFHQNHLIVKVPPYQNQAITSAVCVGIYVVTNAGRSHDVQPFTYSPDPAKHDVHVKKETPAPVKNCSFDEQIKVLDGALMPSMLPLVKREEVTPMEVTNNLQPSAVFKTDDVCPAQQNPDMTTGHLNKNIPFSNNLSQSAGDPDKGQSSVFTNTEPLSTIQKQDIAATSTFSVSADSPLQQSSQQFLLEPREGLGQERPGGGSGAVGRLCGEPSPQQQQLSLFPPDEVAQLEEAVRQLKAKGFCSLPLQSDNSMPKQQQQHIQHQQQIQEQQIQQQQIQQQQQQQMQQQQLQQQQQQQVLENLQQQLFQSQIQMQCSMFQDASQGKTAEQRGSPQGVVPTQGSLFQQAQQQQQQQQQQQQTALFQQTNDLLSIQTNFLQQTPSHPSPPMFHNPSSLAETQDPQGALFQKASQEQVQAALFQNTMTVLQTPEQQHSAPGLFLPQASLPTQLTTSSSQQQRQQLAFLSALQPPAPEPPSVFQAQTQLSPIQQRGPIEQQPAQLQPHTQPPQQAPLFQNMSPHTSVNTLSPGQQQQQQAGLLFCNNTLSTPDQASSLLFNSQGQMPPLTSSSLVSQEAQNPSLLFSQASMVPVNQQDRSEPMALGNPPDPRQQVMFQEQQPMQLGSSSNSRQEQPVGLFMPQSNMASLQGGLAQELAQSAMFTSQNGVANLQTTTSSPVQQPGTLFQTAVSGTISQPSQPQQPGMFLFGIQNECGQMMNTTGNTLSDQIIAISQSGQNQRESDAHIQSLLSQSLSQSGSVQNNMSASQNMEKIDDLLVSLQESGSSLTRSY